From the genome of Solanum pennellii chromosome 6, SPENNV200:
CCATAGCTCTGACAGGCTTTTATAATTAAAAGTCCAATTAAGCTCTCTTTGCTTTGCTTAATTaccaaaaagatttttttaaaaaaaaaaaagttaggcTTTCTAATATATGTCGATATCTCCAAAGTAACCGCCCTATGTTTTTTATGATGACTAGAAAAACCACTTTGCTAGCCTAGCTCTTTGTTTTTCTCGATATAACTTTTGGCAGGTATTCATATTAGTTCAATTGCACTTTTATCAAGACTTTGcatgtgtatttgtttctaTTAAACCCAATCAAAACCTCTGCTCCAAATTAAAGtgccatttcatttcatttctcaCACTGAGTTTCAATTTTCTAGTATTCcaaaaaaacaagaaactaAAGAAGCTGCATGATTCAATGGTATGTATGTCACTCTTAATTTCTTCTGCTTCAACATTAGCCTTATGTATAAGGTTTTCCATTTTCTTaattgtttgttttgtttttagttttgaGTTCACTTTTATTGTAAGAAACTTGTTGTAGAATCACCCTTTTGGCGGAGTCAGGATTTTTATCATGGAAATTCAAAATGTAAACAAGTACTATACGTGAAGAGAATTTAGATGAACCTCTTGCATGCGCCTTTaccttcaatttttaatttatatgatgtaGATTGAATGAACATAGAGTTTTAAGATAAAGAAGATTTGAAatctatgttttataaattattgCATAACATGTGtgtatattattataaagtttTTGGAATTATTTGTGTTTTTGAACATGTCTTAGTAACATATTTGTCTAGCTAAGACATCTTTGTCATTaaggtaaaaatgaaaaattgtttCCAAATTGttgtatgtatttttatatatatgtatgtttgtaACTAAAAAAAATGCTGTAATTAATTGCTGTAGCTTACCGTGAGAATGGTGTTTGGGTCTGTAGCAAGAACGACAAGGGCATTTATGATCCAACCGGTTTCGACCATGACAACATTGTTGTACTACAGCGATCGCCTCCCTCGTAACCTCAATTTGGACCGGCTTGTTCGTAATGACTTAATTGATAGTGGAAACTATTTGTTTCGTTTTCTTATTCACTTTTTGAGATGTTTTTGGTAGTTTCATTTTCACTAAATTAACGAAAGTGAAGTGTTGAAGCAACAATAAATAAAGTGAGTTCGAGCCATGAAAGTTGTAACTGATGTTTATATTAGGAATTAGGAATGTTTTGtacattgaattgatattttttttacttagttAACTGATTTCAAAtatctttttaacttttatcgtatgatatattcattcaaaattaattatttcgaTAAATTCAAAGTCGTAAGGGGGAAAGGAATGGTGTGTACGTAATCTCATTCCTATCTTAAAAAAGAGTGATGTGTACACAATCTTATTCTTATCTTACGGGAGCTTGTGTCTGTTCTAAAGAGTTTGGGGAAAAAAAGCAAGTGTCTTAGCCCCATATTGAGGGGCctcattttgttttatttttagcaAAAATTGGTTAtaggttatttttttaaaaaaataatattgaatactatttgaaaaaagattgaattttcgtataaaagaaaataatttagaaaaaaaattgaaatttctgGAATACTAGTTGTCTGGAAATATTAAACAAATTGGTTGTATTATTAATTGAATAAGGGTCCGTATGGTTATGCGGTATtgtatcatgatatgaaattatatgaaattgaaTTGTTTGGACACGcgatatgaaattattttcctaaaaaatatcCGCCTAGTTATAAACATTAATATTATTGGGTCGTGCACAACACTAGCGACAGTAACTAATATGGTTATaatattttacccttttaactttacaatcttttaattgaaaaaaaaaattattttaaaaataaaaaagatattatagaCTTTAAAATTTCTGATCATTTAGAATTACCCAATATTATATAACGAGaaacataacataatatttatgatggaccatacatctttgaacatttcaaattttatgtataaatcGAACAAAGCGTTTTATGCTTTAGTTAAGGATATTTGTTGCATTTCCTTGTTTTCCTCTTAATTGCATTAATTGAATTTACGAAGTAGCCAATATTCTTCATTATACAAGAACTTTACTTTATTACATATACTTCAccactttattaatttattctcaCATAAATACACATACATTTAATAACTTTACTATGCCAAATttaataatcaatataaatatagagATTGTTTTATATCTTGctatttttctttatcatttttcttataattctAAGTTGAATACTTTCTTTTTTGTGTTGAGGATCCATCAGAAACATTTTCTACCTCAAAAAGGTTGAGACAAGGATGGTATACATTCTACATTACTCAAATCATATTTGTGAAATTACACTTGAAatgttattaattgttgttactACTTAGCTTATCTTTACTTTTACGTATATATAGTTACAAAGATGATTTTGTTTCTTGctattttattgtttcttttcttatacatttcaaattttgtaatttttatgtagttcataaatatatataaatttcatttttaaaaaaattgaagatgtCATGCGCAAATTTTCaatcaaacttaaattgtttgactctcaaaaacgaaatgtatcacataaattgaaacaaagagagtaattgattttatttgaaaatttatgttttattcatgaaaattaaaaattaatttttacgttatattttgaatttaaaaaataacttatagtTTTTCGTTAGCTCACTTTTAAATTcataccaaacaaacatgtgtaaatcacataaatctcatagttttaatatgaaattacaatctatctctaataaatttttaattacattaatctcttaaaaattaaacaaatcgGATACAACAATTGAAGCCCGAATACATTAATATTGCAGCTTAGGTACATCAAATACTGactcggatacattaaaaactagcttggatacataatatgtagctcgaatacattaaatactggctcgaatacattaatatgcaactcagatacattaaaaaattaagaaattttgaagatttttaaaagtaataggGGATAATGgatataagtgaaacaaaattaaagatgtatttttttgtaatttatccaacaaaaatatactcatattttaaaatttatgatacaTTTATATTGTATGCCTAATTTACTTTAGTATATAACACATTCGTCATAGTATTGATATATAATGCTATAAATTATAgttaaatatgtaaaaaataccactaaaatcaataattattttcctaaaaaatatcTGCCCACTATAAACATTATTATTGGGCCGTGCATAGCACATGCGACCGTAACTAGTATAAATCATAAGCTATAAAAGATATTATAATTCAATAGCTAATATACAAttcaaaacatttcaaaaagtcgTGAGCAAAGAAAAATCTCTCTTACTtaggtataattttttttttattttgaaataaccATTAAATATCTActatttatacatttaattaatttaaattttgtacctcataaatttattaaaaaatgatgaatatgtCGTTCTTAATAGTTAAACTCAAACAATCTTACTAATTAGAAAATCTTATTCATCCCAATATTACTTATAATTAGGTGTAGGTTCCTTTTTATTGAGAAAACGTTTAAGTATCCGGTACTTACAAATTtacttaatttaaatttgtgtctCGTAAAAttcattgagaaaaaaaaaagaatcttatattctcaagaaaaaaattCGAAAAATCaagttaataattaaaaaattcttgTCCATTCCATCacactcttcttcttctttttgttttttttcaaatttccaaatcaaatatcacaaaatctttttttgttttttatatttttttacctccaaaaaaaataaataaaatttaaggatGGAAATTGAAAGATGATATTCAACGGTTACTCTCCCGCGGTTTCCACTCAGAGTCCATCAATCTAACGTAAACCCGCCAACTTCGTATTCCATAGAGCCTGTAGGCATTTACCATACTACCCTTCCCCTTCGCCTACAGCCATTAACACACACGCCTAATAATGAGGGCATTATagtaaaataacttaattaccGTTATCCAATAGACCCCATGGAATATAGCTGGactgttttgtttttttttttctttttatctcttCAACTTCTGTCGTAACGAATTAAAATCTAAATTAACAGTTAATTAATACTAGTTTATTATATTCCTCTGTTCTTTTCTCCATCATAAACGTTTTAATTTAAATCCATGTTGCTTCTgtccttttaatttttcaatcttttaaccttaaccaaaaataaataaaatgttggACTCATGGAAGAAAAACAAGTTTTATTCAAAATGGTAATTGTGATAATTCatctgtttttatttttttttcttgttaattCTGCTAATGTTCTTGAGGAATTTTTTCTTGATACAGCAAGTCTACAATCAATCAGACCAAAACTCGAATCGAAATGATCAGGAAGAAGAGAAATTCAATGCAGAAACACTTGAGGAATGATATAGCTGACCTTGTTAAATCTGAATTGGATGTCAATGCCTATGACAGAGTAATTTTCTTTTGcgactttgttttattttgtatgacATCTTCCTTTTTTGTGTCTGTTCAAACAGAGAATGActtatttctatatttggaaACTCTtggattttaaaattcatattttttttattttaattatgtgtttatataaaaatagaagtGTTATGATGTATGTTACATAAGCTCTAGATATACTTCTAGTATGTGACAAATGtatttctttctttgttgagaTTGAGGCGTAGTTATTATTTTGGATGCGTCATTGCATCATTGTTTAATCTGTTGATGGTGCAATTTTCTCTTCGTAATAGAGGATCCATCTACTTTGCATCGAAAATCATATGATGAGGATTGGCATATTAGCCTGAATAAAGTGAATTGCCTTTGTAAGAAAaaacacaactctataaataaaggatggtcttgagagaataataAATTGCTCcttggtattgtctttgaaagacattaggaCATAAGAGAGTTTTTTTTAGAGAGCTTTCAACgtaagagaagagagaagaaaaagggtTATTTTGCTGCAGTTTTTTTCTCCAACCATCAATCCTCAGATCGTGTTTTctgattaactaaccgttggatcgggctgaaatttggactgagtgttcgtgacatcttggtggttgatttgcACAGTGAAGATTGGATTCGGAGGTCagcaagatcctgttttaggttCCGAACAGTAACTgagtttgggtggtgtttctttttatttatcttttgttggtgtagctattgtttgtacTCTTTGGCACTTattgtgtagccattagaagaatcTTTCCCTCTTATTtttatagtgaagcaattcggatcttgtcgGATTTTTTCACATTAAGCTTGgtattctttattgttagatttacattttcattttttttggtcaCAACAAGTGAATCTGTGTTTTCCCCCAAATTGATGAAATTAAGCTCTACTGATCTCTTGTCTTAATGCAACAGACTGAAGGGCTTCTAGTTGAGCTGAATCTCTTGAGTTGTTATGATTTCTTGGATCAATATTGTGAGCAGATCCTTAGTCACCTTGACACCATAAGTACACAGAGGTACTCTTCACATTTTAAATTTCTATTTGGTGTCTCAGAAGAACAGTATACATAAATTGCTAATATTGCTTATGAGTTATGATGATATTCATTTTCTGACAATAGAATTTTTAGTGAATTTGTTGCATCATAAACATCTCAGTTCTCACATGACATAATAACATActcagtgtaatcccacaaatgAGGTATGGGGAGGGTGGTGTGTACGCTGCCTTACCCCtacttatgaatatgaaaatgtaTTTTCCAATAGAACACTAAAATCGAAGAATAAGACCGTAGGAGtgtaataataacaatattgtAGTGATAGGGAACTAGACACTACACGACTGCCTACTAACCTTGTACACTTATCCTCGACCTCCATATCTTTCTATCTAAGATCATGTCCTCGGTAAGCTATTGTTCTACCATGTCCTGTGTTCTAAGAATAGTTTTGCTGTGAGTCAAACTATTTCCTCATTTCTGAACAATTCTTGTTGTTTCAGGGAATGCCCTGAGGATTGCAAGGAACCTGTAGGATCTTTGATGTTTGCTGCAGCAAGACTAGCAGACCTGCCTGAATTACGTCAACTTAGGACGATGCTTAATGAAAGATATGGAAATTCCCTTGAATCTTGTGTCAATAATCAGGTAACTACACATTCTCTTCATCCTCAGATAATACTTGCGCATTAAATTTCTCGGATAACTCCTCTATCATGTAAAAAATATCATCTTTTCTTGGCAGTTTGCTGCGAAATTAAAGCCAGTACCGCATAAAATGGACGTGAAACTACAGTTGATGCAAGATATAGCAGCAGAATATGGCTTAGAATGGAATTCAAAAGCTTTGCAACAGAGGCTTTATGAACAAGAGCACGCGGATGTAGCAAGTAACaataaaaaatctaaagatGCTCATCATATCGAATCAAGAGATGATGATTCAGTTGAAAATGCTAACTCAGAACAAAAATCACTTAGGATGAAACAT
Proteins encoded in this window:
- the LOC107022434 gene encoding IST1-like protein, which gives rise to MLDSWKKNKFYSKCKSTINQTKTRIEMIRKKRNSMQKHLRNDIADLVKSELDVNAYDRTEGLLVELNLLSCYDFLDQYCEQILSHLDTISTQRECPEDCKEPVGSLMFAAARLADLPELRQLRTMLNERYGNSLESCVNNQFAAKLKPVPHKMDVKLQLMQDIAAEYGLEWNSKALQQRLYEQEHADVASNNKKSKDAHHIESRDDDSVENANSEQKSLRMKHLDQSGHKDSGHKPNGEISSHRNREGPPGRTTSLPIELEQITPEELMKGHTRAKSYTPDVFGHVHPRVPNYEEVVARLTDLGGKSKE